From Rutidosis leptorrhynchoides isolate AG116_Rl617_1_P2 chromosome 3, CSIRO_AGI_Rlap_v1, whole genome shotgun sequence, a single genomic window includes:
- the LOC139901999 gene encoding protein STRICTOSIDINE SYNTHASE-LIKE 11-like codes for MMKTSSLFVVNLGVWFLILGSVLCYTTFTKIMLPPGVTGPESAAFDLGGDGPYVTIADGRILKWLGPAVGFVDFAYTSPNRTKQLCDGTNDLELGPTCGRPLAISFNYKTSDLYITDAFFGLLVVGFNGGLATQLSGGFKYLSGIDVESYTGNVYIADASLNYDIRDMAQPGFTPDSTGRLLKYDPRTQRVTVLLSGLSGVGGPAVSSDRKYVLVPEYANQKIRRYWLQGPEMNTDEVFLTDCWSPKNIKRAEIDGEFWVAVEKQVQQSPESSQPEGIKVNGSAAVLHTEPFTQLLDMNVAVVQESTNALYVGSSNTDFVGVYTN; via the exons ATGATGAAAACAAGCAGTCTCTTTGTTGTTAATCTCGGTGTTTGGTTCTTAATTCTGGGAAGTGTTTTATGTTATACGACTTTTACAAAGATTATGTTGCCACCAGGTGTCACGGGTCCAGAATCTGCCGCCTTTGACCTTGGCGGTGATGGTCCGTATGTGACAATAGCAGACGGTAGGATCCTTAAATGGCTAGGTCCCGCTGTTGGGTTCGTTGATTTTGCATACACCTCGCCTAACAG GACCAAGCAATTATGTGATGGTACAAATGATCTAGAATTAGGACCAACATGTGGGAGACCATTGGCTATTAGCTTCAACTATAAAACCAGTGATCTTTATATCACTGATGCTTTCTTCGGTCTCCTGGTAGTTGGATTCAATGGGGGACTTGCAACTCAACTTTCAGGTGGTTTCAAGTACCTTTCTGGTATCGATGTTGAATCATATACCGGAAATGTTTATATCGCTGATGCTAGCTTAAATTATGACATAAG AGACATGGCACAACCAGGGTTTACACCTGACTCAACTGGAAGGTTATTGAAATATGATCCAAGAACTCAACGGGTAACTGTTTTATTAAGTGGGCTGTCAGGAGTAGGTGGGCCAGCCGTTAGTAGTGATCGGAAATATGTTTTGGTTCCAGAATATGCGAACCAGAAAATTCGAAGGTATTGGTTGCAGGGACCAGAAATGAACACCGATGAGGTTTTTTTGACCGATTGTTGGAGCCCAAAAAATATTAAAAGGGCAGAAATTGATGGAGAGTTTTGGGTAGCAGTTGAGAAACAAGTTCAACAGTCCCCTGAGTCGAGTCAACCTGAAGGAATAAAAGTTAACGGGTCAGCTGCAGTGCTGCACACTGAACCGTTTACACAGCTTTTGGACATGAATGTTGCTGTGGTTCAAGAGAGCACGAATGCACTGTATGTTGGTTCAAGTAACACTGACTTTGTTGGCGTTTATACCAACTAG